Sequence from the Curtobacterium sp. MCLR17_007 genome:
TTCTTCGGGAGCATGCCGCGGATCGCCTTCTCGACGGCGCGGGTCGGGTGCTTCTCGAGCATCTCCGGGTAGGAGGTCGCGGTGAGGCCGCCCGGGTAGCCCGAGTGGCGGTAGTAGACCTTCTTCGCGAGCTTGGAGCCGGTGAGGGCGACCTTGTCCGCGTTCACGATGATGACGAAGTCACCCATGTCCATGTGCTGGGCGAAGGTGGCCTTGTGCTTGCCGCGGAGCAGGGCGGCGACGTGCGAGGCGAGACGGCCGAGGACGACGTCGGTCGCGTCGATGACGATCCAGTCGTGCTGGACGTCTGCCGGCTTCGGTGAGAACGTGCGAGTCACAGGAGTGCTGCTTTCGTGTCGAGGTGAGGAGTCCGTGAATCCCACTCCGGTGAGGTGTTCTGGCGGGCGACACCCGCTGAACGCCCCGGTGGAGGGCTCATCTGACTGTCTGGCGCACAACGGCGCGCAGACCAAGGTGAGAGCCTACCGGACGCCGCTTGCACGGGTCAACCGCAGCGTGCCCCGGGACGGACAGGAGGCCCGGTGCCAGCCGGCACCGAGCCTCCTGTCCGCTGTTGCTACGCGGCGCTGACGCGGCGACGACGCGCGACGAGCACGCCCGTCCCCGCGACGAGCAGCAGCAGCGCGGCGGCGATCCCGCCACCGAGCTCCGCACCCGTGAACGCCAGCTCGCCGGTGGCCGGGTCGATCGTGATGGTCGTCCACCCGATCAGGGACCCGTCGGCCGCGGTCACGGCGAGACGGTGCGGACCGGAGGACGCGTCCGCGGGGATGGTCACCCGGACCGTCCCGTCGGCGGCCACCGTCTCGGTGCCCAACAGCACCGTGTCGGAGAACAGCCAGACCGACACGCGCTCACCGGCGTGTGCGGTGCCGACACCGACGGTGATCGTCTCGCCCGGACGGGCCGACGCCGGCGCCGTCACGCCCCCGCGGTCCGCGTCCGTGAGGGACGACTCCGACGGCGCGACCGGCGCGGGGACCGGCGTCGTCCCGCCCGGCGTCGGGGTCGGGGTCGGCGAGCCACCGTCGCCCGGCGTCCCACCGTCGCCCGGCGTCCCACCGTCGCCCGGCGTCCCACCGTCGGCCAGGTCGAACCCGACCAGGATCGGGTCGTGGTCACTCGCCCGGTACACGTCGTCGGTGTACAGGTCCGTGACGTTGTAGTTGTAGCGGCTGTACTCCAGGCCCACCGACTCGACCGAGTTGATGTTCCAGATGTCCACACCGGTCACGGTCGCGAGGGCAGCAGGCGACGCGAGCACGTGGTCCAGCGACCCGCTCAGGCCGGAGAACACGTACGACCACTCCGACGAGTCCAGCGCCGGACCGAGGTCCGTGTAGCCCGCGTCGCCGAGGACGACCATCGGGTCCTCCTTGCTGTAGGCGTTGAAGTCGCCGAGCATGAACACCTTGTCCGTGCCGTACTGCTGCTGCATCGCGGTGGAGAAGGTCACGAGGGCCTTCGCCTGCCGCACGCGGTCCGCGTTCGAGGCGCCCTGGCCGTCGCCCTGGTCGGCGTTCTCGCCGGTGCCGGAGCCCTTCGACTTGAAGTGGTTCGCGATCACCAGGAACTCGTCGTCCGCGCTGCCGCCGACCGGGCGGAACGCGTCCGCGACGGGCTGCCGTGCGTTCGTGAACGCGGAGTCCAGCAGGATGGTCGACTCGCCGGTGGGCGCGACCCGGGCCGTCTTGTAGATCAGGGCGAGACGGATGACGTCCTCGCTGGCGGGCAGCGTCTTCGGGGACGGAACGTACGCCCAGGTGTCGCTGCCGGTCGCCGCGTTCAACGCGCCGACGAGGGTGGCGACGGCCGCGTCACGGTCCTGCCCGAACTCGCGGGAGTTCTCGATCTCCTCGAGCGAGACCACGTCCGCGCCCAGGCCGTTGATGGCCTTGACGATCTTGACCTGCTGGCGCTCGAGGTCCTCCTGCTCGGCGGCACCGCGGGCGTCGCAGCCCGAGTTCACCGTGACCGGGTCGCCCTCGCGGTCGGTGTAGTACGAGCAGCCGGTCAGCTCGTCACCCGTGGTCGGGAAGTAGTTCAGGACGTTGAAGCCGGCGAGCTTGACGTCACCGCCGACGTCGGCGGGCTTCGCGGTGCGCACGTTCGAGAACGTCGTCGGCAGGTCGGCCTTCGGGGTCGCCCCCGTGATCGGCGACGTGGGCTGGAACTTCCACGCGTTGTTGCGGTAGTCCATGACGACGGGCTTCGTGAAGGTGGCGGCAGCGCCGACCGTGACCGGAGCGTCGTTCGTCAGCCACGAGACCGGGATCGACTGGTTCGCCTTCGACAGGAAGTTCGTGCTGCCGCCGTCGTCGAGCGTGACCTTGCGTGCGGCGTTGTCCGCGGCGACGGCGAGCGCCGCCGGGGTTCCGGGACGCGCGACCTCGGTCGGCTGGACGAGCCGCTTCGTGCCGCTGGCCAGGACGACCTCGCCGTACTGGTTGGTCGTGTAGTTGTCCGCGACCGTGTAGTCGCCCTGCGGTGCGACGAGCATGCTCTCGAGCGACTCGCGCTGGGCGTCGGTGGCGGGGAAGGCGACGGCGGCGGGCTGCGGCGCGGCGACCGTGTCGGCCAGCTTCGTCATGCCGCCGGCGGCCACGGTCAGCTCGGTCAGGCCGGAGTACTCCGACACCGCGCCCGTGAGCTGCACGTGGTCGCCCTCGCGGACGTCACCGGCGGTGGCGGCCGAGTACACGAACACCGCGTCGGACGCCGTGTGCGCGGTCAGGTCGAGGGCGCCCCCGGTGCCGGGGGTCTGCACGGTGTAGCCGTCGAACCCGCCGGTGGCGTAGACCGCGGTGACGACGCCGCTCGTGACGACGTTCCTGCCGACGAACGGCGAGGTGTCCGTCGTGCCCTGGAGCTGCGCGATCGTGACCGCCTCGGCGGGGTCGGTCGGTGCGGGCGTGCCCGGGTCGGTCGGTGTCGTCGGGTCGGTCGGGGCTGCCGTCTCGCCCGCCGAGTTCGTCGGGGTGACCGACGACGACAGCGTGAAGTCCGCCGCGTTGTCGTCGGTGTCCACGGCGCCGGGGGCCCGGACGAGGGCGTCCGGCACGCCGTTGGCGGTGCCGGTCGTCGCGGGCGCGGTCTCGAACGTGTTCGAGGTGCCGTAGCCCAGGACGTCGACGACACCGGTGGTCCCCGCGGACACCGAACCCACGGGCAGCGTCAGCGCCGACGCCTGGTCGGAGAGCACGAGCGTGCCCGACGAACCCGAGGCGTTCAGCGTCGACACCACGTCGGGCGTCGGGAGTGCTGCACCGTTCGTGCCGTTCGAGCCGCCCTGCACCAGGTAGGTGCCGTGCGCCGGGACGGACCCGGTCAGGGGCACGACGGTGGTGGACCCCGCGGAGGCGGCGGCGGCGCGGTACTGCAGCGACCAGCCGTCGACCGCCACGCTGGCGTCGGTCGGGTTGGCGATCTCGACGAACTTGTTCGTGAACGGCTGCTTCGCGCTGCCGCCCTTCAGGTAGGCCTCACCGATGACGAGACCGGTGCCCGCGGTGTCCGCGCTGGCTGTGGTGGCGGTTGCGAGTGGTGCGGCGAGGAGTGTCGCGGCGACCGTGGCGCACAGCAGGGTGCGCCGGACGTTCGTGGGCATGCTGACCTTCTGGTCGGGGGCGGGGAACCCTCAGACCGTACAGACCTGCAGGGTCCTTCAGGTTTCGACCAGGTGAACCATTGCAGACGGCAACATCCGCGGACGGGTCGTCAGGTGCCGACCGGCAGCCACTCCCGACCCACCCGGTGCACCGCGGGACCGTGCCCCGGCAGCACGATCTCGGGGATCGGCAGCGCGCCGGCCGACTCGACCGCCCGGGCCTGGTCGTGCGTGAAGAACGGCGTGATCATCCGCGGGCGGGGGCTCCACGACCCGGGTTGCGTGTCGTGGTGCGAGACGACCGCGTCCCCGGTGACGATGGCGTCGGCGGCCGGCAGCAGGTAGGCCGTGGAACCGTCGGTGTGGCCGGGCGCGGGGAACGGCGTGATCGCGCGTCCCTCGAAGTCGTGACCGGTGAAGGCGCGGGCCGAGGACACGGCGACCGGTCGCAGTGCGTCGGACCGGACGGCCCGCGCCAGCCACCGCAGCACCCGCGGCGACGCGAGCCGCCCGCCGATCCCGGCCGGGGTGACCTGCTGACGCGCCGGCCCGCGGACGTTGTCGAGCTCCGCCGCGTGGGCGAGGACCTCGACGTGCGGGAACAGCTCGAGGATGCCGGGGATGCCGCCGACGTGGTCGACGTGCCCGTGGGTGACGTACACGCGACGGAGGTCCCCGAGGTCGTGGCCGGCGTACCGGACGGTGTCGAGCACGAGCCCGGTGTCGGCCGGGTACCCGGCGTCGATCAGGGCGACACCGTCCTCTTCTGCCAGGACGACCCAGTTCGACACCGGACCCTCGACGAAGACCACACCGGGAGCGACGGAGACGACGGACCGGGGTTCGCGGGAGCTCATCCCCCGACGCTATCCGAGGACCCGGGCTCGGTCCGACGTGCCCGGGTCTGCGCGGCACGTCCGGCGAGCTCGTGGTCGGACGGGTACCCGACCTCGGTCAGCGTCAGCCCCCGTGCGGGTGCGACCTTGAACGCGCTGGTCCGCTCCCCCGCCACGCGGAGTTCCTGCAGTCGGTCGGCGCCGAACCGGCCCTCGCCGACGGCGATGGTCGCCCCGACCATGGCCCGCACCATGGAGTGGCAGAAGGCATCGGCCTGGAGGCTCGCCACCAGCACGCCGTCCGGCTCGCGGTCCCAGCGGAACGCCTGGAGCGTCCGGATCGTCGTCGCACCCTCGCGCGGCTTGCAGAACGCCGCGAAGTCGTGCAGCCCCAGCAGTGTCAGCGCACCGCGCTCCATCGCCGCCGGGTCCAGACGCCCCGGGTACCAGAGCGTGTGCCCGCGACGACGGGGGTCGTGCACGGCGTCGGTGTCCGCGACGCGGTACTCGTAGCGTCGCCAGAGCGGCGAGAACCGGGCGTCGAAGCCGTCCGGAGCGACCGTCGCCCCCGTGACGACGACGTCGCCGTCCGCCCCGGCGATCCCGTTCACGCGCTTGACGAGCCCGTCGAGCGGTCCGCGCTGCGCTCCGTCGGCCGTCGCACGCCGCGGCCGCGCCAGTGCCGCCCACTGCGCGGCGTCGAGGTCGAGGTGCGCGACCTGCCCGGTGGCGTGCACACCCGCGTCGGTGCGGCCCGCGACGGTCAGCTGCGGCGGCTCGCCCCACCGCGTGAACACCGTGGCCAGAGCGGCCTCGAGCGCGCCCTGCACGGTCCGCAGTCCGGGCTGCCTGGCCCACCCGGAGAACGCCGCCCCGTCGTACGCGACGTCCAGCCGGAGCCGCACGGTTCCTCCACTCACACCGCAACGGTACCGACGTCAGCGCCGCGTCAGCGCCACGTGAGTGCCCGGCGGCACGATCGACCTCGACATCGACGCGACCGTCGACGTCCCACCGGAGAAAGGAACCGACGATGACCACGACACCCCTCGCGGTCGAGGCGATCGGCCTCGTGAAGACGTTCGGGCAGAACCGTGCCGTGGACGGCGTCGACCTCCGCGTCGAGGCCGGCACCGTGTACGGCGTGCTCGGGCCGAACGGCGCCGGCAAGACCACCACGATCAGCATGCTCGCGACGCTCCTCAAGGCCGACGGCGGCGAGGCCCGCGTGTTCGGGCACGACGTGCGCCGTGAGGCCCAGCAGGTCCGTCGGCTCATCGGCGTCACCGGCCAGTACGCCAGCGTCGACGAGACCCTGAGCGCGACCGAGAACCTCGTCGTCTTCGCGAGGCTGCTCGGGCTCAGCCGGGCCGAGTCGAAGCGCAAGTCGCACGAGCTGCTCGAGCGCTTCGGCCTGACCGAGGCGGCGAACCGTCCGCTCAAGGCGTTCTCCGGCGGCATGCGCCGGCGGCTCGACCTGGCGGCGAGCCTCATCGCGCAGCCCCCGCTGATCTTCCTCGACGAACCGACCACGGGTCTCGACCCGCGCACCCGGGCGCAGATGTGGGACACCATCCGCGAGCTCGTCGCGACCGGGTCGACGGTCCTGCTCACGACGCAGTACCTCGACGAGGCCGACCAGCTCGCCGACCGCATCGCGGTGATCGACCACGGCCGGGTCGTCGCCGAGGGCACGAGTGACGAGCTCAAGGCCTCGATCGGCACGGCCTCACTGCAGCTCCGGCTGGCGGACGCGCTGCGGCTCGACGCCGCGCGCACCATCGTCCGCACGGCGCTCGGCGTCGACGCGGTCGTCAGCCCCGAGGGTTCCCGGCTGACCGCCCCGATGACCGACCCGGACCGGGTGACCGACCTGCTGGTCTCGTTCCGCGACGCCGGCATCTCCCTCGCCGAGATGAGCGTGCAGAAGCCGACGCTCGACGAGGTCTTCCTGACCATCACCGGCTCGCCGACCGCCGACGCGGCTGACGACGCCGACCGCGAGCTCGAAGGGAGCCTCGCATGACCACCCTGACCCCCACTGCTCCGACCACGCCCCGCATCGCACCACGACCCGGCGTCGGTGGGACCGGCCTCGGCGCGACCGTGCGCCAGTCCCTGACGATGGCGTACCGCGGGCTGATCAAGGTCCGTCGCACGCCCGAGCAGCTGTTCGACGTCACCCTGATGCCGATCGTCTTCACCGTGATGTTCACGTACA
This genomic interval carries:
- the rplM gene encoding 50S ribosomal protein L13 produces the protein MTRTFSPKPADVQHDWIVIDATDVVLGRLASHVAALLRGKHKATFAQHMDMGDFVIIVNADKVALTGSKLAKKVYYRHSGYPGGLTATSYPEMLEKHPTRAVEKAIRGMLPKNTLGREQLKKLKVYAGPEHPHAAQQPKTYIFDQVSQ
- a CDS encoding ExeM/NucH family extracellular endonuclease, whose protein sequence is MPTNVRRTLLCATVAATLLAAPLATATTASADTAGTGLVIGEAYLKGGSAKQPFTNKFVEIANPTDASVAVDGWSLQYRAAAASAGSTTVVPLTGSVPAHGTYLVQGGSNGTNGAALPTPDVVSTLNASGSSGTLVLSDQASALTLPVGSVSAGTTGVVDVLGYGTSNTFETAPATTGTANGVPDALVRAPGAVDTDDNAADFTLSSSVTPTNSAGETAAPTDPTTPTDPGTPAPTDPAEAVTIAQLQGTTDTSPFVGRNVVTSGVVTAVYATGGFDGYTVQTPGTGGALDLTAHTASDAVFVYSAATAGDVREGDHVQLTGAVSEYSGLTELTVAAGGMTKLADTVAAPQPAAVAFPATDAQRESLESMLVAPQGDYTVADNYTTNQYGEVVLASGTKRLVQPTEVARPGTPAALAVAADNAARKVTLDDGGSTNFLSKANQSIPVSWLTNDAPVTVGAAATFTKPVVMDYRNNAWKFQPTSPITGATPKADLPTTFSNVRTAKPADVGGDVKLAGFNVLNYFPTTGDELTGCSYYTDREGDPVTVNSGCDARGAAEQEDLERQQVKIVKAINGLGADVVSLEEIENSREFGQDRDAAVATLVGALNAATGSDTWAYVPSPKTLPASEDVIRLALIYKTARVAPTGESTILLDSAFTNARQPVADAFRPVGGSADDEFLVIANHFKSKGSGTGENADQGDGQGASNADRVRQAKALVTFSTAMQQQYGTDKVFMLGDFNAYSKEDPMVVLGDAGYTDLGPALDSSEWSYVFSGLSGSLDHVLASPAALATVTGVDIWNINSVESVGLEYSRYNYNVTDLYTDDVYRASDHDPILVGFDLADGGTPGDGGTPGDGGTPGDGGSPTPTPTPGGTTPVPAPVAPSESSLTDADRGGVTAPASARPGETITVGVGTAHAGERVSVWLFSDTVLLGTETVAADGTVRVTIPADASSGPHRLAVTAADGSLIGWTTITIDPATGELAFTGAELGGGIAAALLLLVAGTGVLVARRRRVSAA
- a CDS encoding MBL fold metallo-hydrolase encodes the protein MSSREPRSVVSVAPGVVFVEGPVSNWVVLAEEDGVALIDAGYPADTGLVLDTVRYAGHDLGDLRRVYVTHGHVDHVGGIPGILELFPHVEVLAHAAELDNVRGPARQQVTPAGIGGRLASPRVLRWLARAVRSDALRPVAVSSARAFTGHDFEGRAITPFPAPGHTDGSTAYLLPAADAIVTGDAVVSHHDTQPGSWSPRPRMITPFFTHDQARAVESAGALPIPEIVLPGHGPAVHRVGREWLPVGT
- a CDS encoding tRNA pseudouridine synthase A, with protein sequence MSGGTVRLRLDVAYDGAAFSGWARQPGLRTVQGALEAALATVFTRWGEPPQLTVAGRTDAGVHATGQVAHLDLDAAQWAALARPRRATADGAQRGPLDGLVKRVNGIAGADGDVVVTGATVAPDGFDARFSPLWRRYEYRVADTDAVHDPRRRGHTLWYPGRLDPAAMERGALTLLGLHDFAAFCKPREGATTIRTLQAFRWDREPDGVLVASLQADAFCHSMVRAMVGATIAVGEGRFGADRLQELRVAGERTSAFKVAPARGLTLTEVGYPSDHELAGRAAQTRARRTEPGSSDSVGG
- a CDS encoding ATP-binding cassette domain-containing protein, yielding MTTTPLAVEAIGLVKTFGQNRAVDGVDLRVEAGTVYGVLGPNGAGKTTTISMLATLLKADGGEARVFGHDVRREAQQVRRLIGVTGQYASVDETLSATENLVVFARLLGLSRAESKRKSHELLERFGLTEAANRPLKAFSGGMRRRLDLAASLIAQPPLIFLDEPTTGLDPRTRAQMWDTIRELVATGSTVLLTTQYLDEADQLADRIAVIDHGRVVAEGTSDELKASIGTASLQLRLADALRLDAARTIVRTALGVDAVVSPEGSRLTAPMTDPDRVTDLLVSFRDAGISLAEMSVQKPTLDEVFLTITGSPTADAADDADRELEGSLA